A portion of the bacterium genome contains these proteins:
- a CDS encoding ATP-binding cassette domain-containing protein, with amino-acid sequence MLEISGLTRTFGGLRAVDSISFAVREGEIVGLIGPNGAGKTTLFDLVTGFLAPTAGRVRFRGADITRRSPDRVTAAGIARTFQNIRLFRDMPAAENVVVGQHIRTSATLADAVFATPRYRTEEREARTRARELLALVGLGDRASTPARSLAYGDQRRLEIARALATRPRLLLLDEPAAGMNTAETQTLMALIRRLRDEHGLTVLLIEHDMKLVMGICDRVVVLNFGRAIAEGAPDQVRRNPAVIEAYLGTQTERVRAARTEAPGTPVLSVERVNAGYASGDVLHDVSLQVGAGQIVTLIGANGAGKTTLLRTISGLVRPRAGAIRLRGTALEGVRPDRIVGLGVAHVPEGRQVLARMTVLDNLRAGAFARRDGGVEADLLTLLARFPELGARRAQVAGTLSGGEQQMLAIARGLMTRPALLMLDEPSLGLAPRIVERIFAIITEVNDGGTPILLVEQNAQLALETADQGYVLETGRVVHHDRADRLLGDAAVRRAYLG; translated from the coding sequence GTGCTTGAGATATCCGGCCTCACACGAACGTTTGGCGGGCTGCGCGCCGTGGACTCGATCTCGTTCGCCGTCCGGGAGGGCGAGATCGTCGGCCTGATCGGGCCGAACGGAGCCGGCAAGACGACGCTGTTCGACCTCGTCACCGGGTTCCTCGCGCCGACGGCCGGACGCGTGCGGTTTCGAGGCGCGGACATCACACGCAGGAGCCCGGACCGCGTCACCGCGGCGGGCATCGCGCGGACGTTCCAGAACATTCGCCTGTTCCGCGACATGCCGGCCGCCGAGAACGTCGTCGTCGGACAGCACATCCGGACGTCGGCCACGCTGGCCGACGCCGTCTTCGCGACGCCGCGCTATCGGACGGAAGAGCGGGAGGCGCGGACCCGGGCGCGCGAACTGCTGGCGCTCGTCGGCCTCGGAGACCGCGCCTCGACCCCGGCCCGGTCGCTCGCGTACGGCGATCAGCGGCGGCTCGAGATCGCCCGCGCACTCGCCACGCGACCGCGCCTCTTGCTGCTCGACGAGCCGGCGGCGGGCATGAATACGGCCGAGACGCAGACGCTCATGGCGCTGATCCGACGCCTCCGCGACGAGCACGGCCTCACGGTTCTCCTGATCGAGCACGACATGAAGCTCGTGATGGGGATCTGCGACCGCGTCGTCGTGTTGAACTTCGGCCGCGCGATCGCGGAGGGCGCGCCCGACCAAGTGCGGCGCAATCCCGCCGTGATCGAGGCCTACCTCGGCACGCAGACCGAGCGGGTCCGAGCCGCGCGGACCGAGGCGCCGGGGACGCCGGTGCTGTCGGTCGAGCGCGTCAACGCCGGATACGCCTCCGGCGACGTTCTCCACGACGTGTCGCTCCAGGTCGGCGCCGGCCAGATCGTGACGCTCATCGGCGCGAACGGCGCCGGCAAGACGACGCTGCTGCGGACGATCTCAGGGCTCGTGCGGCCCCGCGCGGGCGCGATCCGGCTACGCGGGACGGCGCTCGAGGGCGTGCGGCCGGACCGCATCGTCGGGCTCGGCGTCGCCCACGTCCCGGAAGGCAGGCAGGTCCTCGCCCGCATGACCGTGCTCGACAACCTCCGCGCGGGCGCGTTCGCCCGCCGCGACGGCGGCGTCGAAGCGGACCTCCTGACGCTTTTGGCGCGCTTCCCCGAGTTGGGGGCGCGGCGCGCGCAGGTCGCCGGCACCCTCTCCGGCGGCGAGCAGCAGATGCTCGCGATCGCCCGGGGCCTCATGACGCGGCCGGCGCTGCTCATGCTGGATGAGCCGTCGCTCGGCCTCGCGCCGCGGATCGTCGAGCGGATCTTCGCAATTATCACTGAAGTCAACGACGGCGGAACGCCGATTCTCCTCGTAGAGCAGAACGCGCAGCTCGCGCTCGAAACGGCGGATCAGGGCTACGTCCTCGAGACGGGCCGGGTCGTCCACCACGACCGCGCCGACCGCCTGCTCGGGGACGCGGCCGTCCGGCGCGCGTATCTCGGATAG